The Porphyromonas sp. oral taxon 275 DNA window GATGAGCGCGATGAGATCACGGCGTAGGAGCGGCGCGCACTCCAGCAGCATCCCAGGACGCTGGGGTACTCCGTAGCGCTGCGCATAGACGGCATAGCTGGAGACCAGCTGGTCGCCTATGCCCTGCAGGTGCTTGTCGAGGGCGCTGGCGGTCTGGTGCGCCAGGAGCTCCGTACGGTGCGCATCGGCGTAGCTGAAGGCGAAGCGCATCAGCGTCCCCGAGCGCATCAGCCGCACGTAGTAGGCATTGAGCCCCGTGCTATCGCGGGGGACGAAGATATCGGGCGTGATGCCGCCGCCGCCATAGACGACGCGCCCCATGCGCGTGTAGTAGCGGGTCGTGTCGGGACGTGAGACGCTGTCGGCCGAGAAGAGCTCACCATGTAGGTAGCGCTCCTCGATGTCCTCGGCGTAGGCCTCCAGTCCCTTGGCATAGCTCTTCTGTATGCTACGCCCCGAGGGGGTGTAGTAGCGGGCTACGGTCAGGCGCAGCACGCTGCTATCCGAGAGGGTGAAGGGCACCTGGACCAGCCCCTTGCCGAAGGTGCGACGCCCTACGATGAGGGCGCGGTCTAGGTCCTGCATCGCGCCAGAGAAGATCTCGCTGGCGCTGGCGCTATTCTCATTCACGAGCACCGTCACGGGCGTCTGACGTAGACGCCCCGTGCGTGGGCTGGTGAAGTTCTCACGTGGGTAATGTGCCCCTTGGTTATAGACGAGGAGGTTGCCCTTATCGAGGAACTCGCTGAGCAGCGTCGTAGCTGCCTGCAGGTAGCCCCCGCCATTGTCTCTCAGGTCGATCAGAATGCGCTCTATCCCCTCGGATGCGTGATCCGCCCAAGCCTGCTGGAACTCCTGAGGCGTCTGCGCGCCCCACTTATTGAGCCGCACATAGAGCACGTGCGGACGTATCATATAGGCGGCATCGATGCTCGAGACAGGCACCGCACCGCGCACGACAGCGCTCTCAAAGGTCTTCACCCCGCGCTTGATGAGCAGCCGCACGACGGTATCCTCAGGGCCCTTCAGCGCCTTCATGATCTCCTCGGTGGTGATGGAGTCCTTGACGAGGTTCGTCTGCCCTGCCTTGAGGATGCGGTCCCCAGGCTTGAGGCCCGCACGCTCACTCGGCCCTCCCTCGATCACTCGGACGACGACGACGGTATCCAGCAGCGTATTGAACTGTACACCTATCCCTGCGAAGGAGCCTTCGAGTCCCTCCGTCTCCTGGCGATTGGCCTCGGCATTGAGGTAGACCGAGTGCGGGTCGAGCTGAGAGAGGATGAGGGGAAGGGCCTGCTCCTGCAGGCTATCGAAGTCTACCGAATCGACATAGTAGCGCTCTATGAGCCCGTAGATCGTCCCGAGCTTACCGAGGCCAGCGGAGGAGCGACCTAGACCTAGGTACACTCCCGTGAAGATGCCCCCGAGGAAGAGGAGGCAGATGATCGTGATGTAGGCGAGCCAGCGCAGGAGGCGTCCCCCCTTGGACTTGGGGGCTGGAGCCTCGGGCTGGGAGGGCTGGGCGTTTGCGTCCTTGAGTTCTTGCATACCCTTATATATACGGTGTATTATTGGTCGGTCGTGTGTGTCCTCGGGCGGGGAGGCCTAGGCCTCGTCCTCGAGCGGGATATAGTCCACCTGGATGCCCGCACGCTCCAGCAGGTCGATCCCGTCACGCAGACGGTACTCTATGCTGTAGACGACACGGACGATATGGCTCTGGATGATGAGCTTGGCGCACTCGATACAGGGGGCATCGGTGACGTAGACGGTAGCACCTATGCTGCTCTGAGTGCTGCTGGCGAGCTTGGTGATGGCGTTGGCCTCGGCATGGAGCACATAGTGCTTCGTCAGTCCGTCCTCATCCTCACAGACGTTCTCGAATCCCACGGGCGTGCCGTTGTAGCCGTCCGAGATGATGCTCTTATCCTTGACGATCAGGGCGCCGACCTTGCGGCGCTCGCAGTAGGAGTTCTCCGCCCAGATCTTAGCCATACGCAGATAGCGTCGGTCGAGTGCGAGCTGCTTATCGTCCTGCTCCTTGGTGCTGCTTACTCCCATCATTAGAATACTGCTTAATAAGTCTTTCCGCAAAGATACGGCTTTTGACCGTTCGGGGGGACGCCCCAGCGCCCGAGCAGGTGAGGGGAGCAGCCTCCGAGCCCAGCTAGGCTAGCCGAGGTACTGCGGGGAGCGCCCATAGCTGGGATTCAAACGCCAGCCCTAGGGCCTCGTGCGGCGCGTGCCTCCTAGCCCCTTCCCCTCAGCTCACAGCGAGACGCCACTATAAGGGGAGACGCGCTGAGGGATATCAGTGGGCGCGCTGAGGGACGTCCATCAAGGCGCTGAGGGATATCAGTCAGCCTGCTGAGGGATATCTTTCGTCGCAGGGCAAGGCGGCGAGGAGCTCGCTGCACCGCTTCGCTCCCTTCATCGGAAGGGCTTGGGCTGAGCTCCGCAGCCCGCTTAGCAGCTTGACTTCGTACCGCTCGGCGAAGGCCACGACTTCGCCTGCCGTCGCGACATCCCGAGGGCCGGAGGAACACCTTAGCACTACTCACCTAGCCCGCGTCGCTCAGCTGCGGCAGGCTCCATGGCGTGGGTAAGTGGGCGTAAGTGGGGGATTTAGTATATTTGCTACGGCCTTGGGACCTACGAGAAGGCTCCCCAGCAGCCGAAGTAACTCACAGCAAGAGACACATTAGAACGATATGCTTGACAACCACTACCACGAGGCAGCCAACTACCTAGCCTCACGCCTCCCTAAGGACATCAAGACCGCTATCATCCTCGGCAGCGGCCTAGGTAAGCTCGGCGAGATGCTCCAGCAGCCGACTGTCATCCCCTACAGCCAGATCCCCCACTTCCCCCAC harbors:
- a CDS encoding S41 family peptidase; translated protein: MQELKDANAQPSQPEAPAPKSKGGRLLRWLAYITIICLLFLGGIFTGVYLGLGRSSAGLGKLGTIYGLIERYYVDSVDFDSLQEQALPLILSQLDPHSVYLNAEANRQETEGLEGSFAGIGVQFNTLLDTVVVVRVIEGGPSERAGLKPGDRILKAGQTNLVKDSITTEEIMKALKGPEDTVVRLLIKRGVKTFESAVVRGAVPVSSIDAAYMIRPHVLYVRLNKWGAQTPQEFQQAWADHASEGIERILIDLRDNGGGYLQAATTLLSEFLDKGNLLVYNQGAHYPRENFTSPRTGRLRQTPVTVLVNENSASASEIFSGAMQDLDRALIVGRRTFGKGLVQVPFTLSDSSVLRLTVARYYTPSGRSIQKSYAKGLEAYAEDIEERYLHGELFSADSVSRPDTTRYYTRMGRVVYGGGGITPDIFVPRDSTGLNAYYVRLMRSGTLMRFAFSYADAHRTELLAHQTASALDKHLQGIGDQLVSSYAVYAQRYGVPQRPGMLLECAPLLRRDLIALIADLIGGDRNLFYELRNERDPEVIKALEILESPDWKPKKG
- a CDS encoding dCMP deaminase family protein — protein: MGVSSTKEQDDKQLALDRRYLRMAKIWAENSYCERRKVGALIVKDKSIISDGYNGTPVGFENVCEDEDGLTKHYVLHAEANAITKLASSTQSSIGATVYVTDAPCIECAKLIIQSHIVRVVYSIEYRLRDGIDLLERAGIQVDYIPLEDEA